The DNA segment GAAGGCTGTTGACATCTCAGTTAAAGATATTACTTCCAGAAGTAAAAAAGTTGAAACAAAAGATTCTATTGCACAGGTAGCTTCAATTTCAGCAAACAATGATGCTGAAATTGGTAATTTAATTGCAGAAGCAATGGATAAAGTTGGTAAAGATGGTGTTATTACTGTTGAGGAATCTAAAGGCTTTGAGACGACCTTAGAAGTAGTCGAAGGGATGCAGTTTGATAAAGGCTATGTTTCTCCATATATGATTTCTGATTCTGAAAGAATGGAAGCAATAATGGATAATCCTTTTATCTTAATTACAGATAAAAAGATTTCTGTGATTAAAGACCTTCTTCCAATTCTTGAAAAGACTATGAATTTAGGAAAGCCATTAATGATTATTGCTGAGGACTTTGAAGGTGAGGCATTAGCAACTATCGTGCTTAATAAATTAAGAGGCACATTAAATGTAGTTGCTGTTAAGGCTCCAGGATTTGGAGATAGAAGAAAAGCTATGCTTCAAGATATTGCAATTCTTACTGGTGCTACAGTTATTTCTGAAGAAACAGGGTATACCTTAGAAGCTACTGAGTTAGAAATGTTAGGTAAGGCTTCTAAAATTACTGTATCAAAAGAAAACACAACGATTGTTAAAGGTGCTGGTTCTGCCGAAGATATTAAAGCTAGAGTTGCCCAAATTAAAAAAGAATTAGAATTATCAGATTCTACTTATGATAAAGAAAAGCTTCAAGAACGACTTGCTAAGCTTGCAGGTGGTGTAGCCATAATTAAAGCAGGAGCTGCAACTGAAACAGAACTTAAAGAAAAGAAGCATAGGATTGAAGATGCTATTGCGGCAACCAAAGCAGCTGTTGAAGAAGGTATAGTTGCTGGTGGAGGAACCACTCTAATTAGGGCAATTGAAAAAGTGTCTAATTTGGAAAAAGACACCCAAGACGAAGACGAGAAGACAGGTATTTCAATAGTAAAAAGAGCCTTAGAAACTCCGCTTAAGACAATTGCTTATAACGCAGGAGTTGAAGGTGCTGTTGTTGTTGAAAAAGTTAAGGCTAGCAAAGGAAACGAAGGGTTTAATGCTTTAACACAAGAATATGAAGATCTATTTAAAGCAGGGATTGTTGATCCTGTAAAGGTTGTCAGATGTTCATTAGAAAATGCTGCAAGTATAGCGTCAATGTTGTTGACCACATCTGTTTTAATAGCTGAAGAGCCAGAAGAAGAAAAGCCAATGGCCGGTGGTGGTATGGGCGGCGGAATGGGCGGAATGGGCGGCATGGGCGGAATGATGTAACTTCAAGCCTCACCCCCTAAAGGTAGAGAACGGAATAAATAAAGTGAATTGTAGTCCCCCTCTCCTAAAAGAGAGGGGGATTTTTTATGTTCTTTAGAAAAATCTCTTTAAGAAAACATTAAAATGTAAAGTTAATAACCCTCTCTTTTAGGAGAGGGTGCTGGCAAGATAAAAAATAAGCAGTTTTTGTTTTATTCCAGCGGGTGAGGCTTGGGAATTTTTATGCAAATTTCTAAACCTTCTCTTTTAGAAAATAATAAAACGTATAGTGAATAAACCTCTCTGTTAGGAGAGGTAGCTACAAGTTAGGTTGCTGAATAAATGAAAGTAGCTTTAGCTGGTGAGGTTGGAGAAGGTGGCGACAATAAAGAGAATAAGAAGTTCTTAGATTGTTTCGCCGGTTGAGGCAGAGGGGGATTTTTTATTAATTTTGAAAGCAAAATAGTGCAGAAGAAATGCATTGATGATATAATCTTTATCTATGATTGGTTTCACAGAATTTATTAGAAATAATCTTTTACTTGTTGAGATAACCATCGTCGTTTGCTTGTTCTTATCTTATTTTTTTACTGAGCACAAAATACACCCAGTTAAAAGAGCCATTAATGGATTAATGCTGGTCTTTGTTTTTGGTGTGCCAATATTTTTCACATCAGCAACTAGAAGCGTATTTGAAGTAAATAAAATGATTTTACTTAGATTTGTTTCATTAGCAGTTTTAGGTTTATGGGCAGTTAAAGCATTGCTTATAGATTATGAAAAGGAATGTCCTAGTGAAGCGCATAAAAATAAAGAATATTACAGCATACTAGGAATAAAGTGGTACAAAACAGGACTAGAAATTCCTTTACTTTTTTGGCTTATAGTTAACGTTGCTTCTGCCCTATTAAGTAGAAATATTTATGTTTCTATTATTGGTGCATATGACAGGTGGGAAGGGTTAATTACTGTTTTTAATTATGCTTTTCTTTTAATGGTATTTGCTAAACAGGTAGACTCAATTAAGTTTTTTAACTGGATGCTTTTTTCTTTTATTATTTCTGCTTCAATGTCTGCAACCTACGGAATTGTGCAAAGTAATGGTATTGATTTTATGAGATGGTCAGCGGATGCTACATCGAGAGCTTTCGGTAGTATTAATAATCCGGTTCATTATGGACCTTACGTTGGAATGATGATTTGTTTGGCCTTTGGATACATGATTAATATTAAAAATTTTCAATCCTCCATGAAAAAATGGACTTTCCATTCTTTGTATTTGCTTTCTTTTGTTCTTACAATAATAATTTATACCGCAATGTTTTTATCTTGGGGGAGAGGGACTTGGCTTGGATTTCAAGGAGCACTTACCTTTTTCTTAATGTTCTCTAATAGAAGTTTTATAGAGGATTCAAAATTCAGCTATTATCTTGATTTTATTTTAACTACTGTTTTTATTGGAATGATTTATATATTATTGCTTTTTCACGTTTATGAAATTTTACCAATTTTTGCATGGATACCTATTGTTTTATATTTTATAGGATATTCTTACATTGTTATCTCTAAGAGAACTATTTGGAATTTATTGGACAGGTTAGTTATTATTGCGATGGCATACATAATGCAACTTATTTCTGTTGGCTTATTAAATTTTGTTATTTACAATATTTTATTGTTAGTTATTTTTATAATTCACAAAATACATTACAAAGAACAGAGCATCCTTTTAAAGAATAAACTAATATTTTTATTGTTGTTTTGTTTTGGGTTCATTGTGGCTGCGCCGACTATTAAAGATTTTGGAATTATGTTTGTTTACTTAGGAATTTTATTAGCAGCATATGTGTTGAAGCTGTTGCCAATATTTAATAAAAAAAGTTTTTCTGAAATACATATTCCTATCAAGACAATAAATACCGTAACAATAATTATTATTATTTTAATTTCTTTTTATTTTGTTCCTAAAATTACAATTTATGAAAATAATTTTGGCCAAAAACAAGAGCAACTCAATGTTTTGTCTACCGCTAAGGGAAAAGTGGCTTCTTATTCCTCAGAAGCAATAGGTGAGAAGTCAGCTAGAATGAGTATGTGGAAGAGTGGAGTAACTTGGGGGTTAGACAACCCTCTTTTGGGGACTGGGGTTGATACTATCAAGGAAGTTTATCCTTCTTATCGTAGAGTAGAATATGCTAGAAGAGAGGGTGGCCATAATTTAACACCGGATAGGTTGCATAACGAATATGTGAATACTTTTGCAGCAACCGGGTTTTTGGGGTTCATTGGTAGGTATTTTCTCGTGATTGGTTTTTACATTTATATGATTATTGGATATATGCATAAAAACAGAAATAAGCCATCTCTATATTTAATAGCCGCAACTTTTGTAGGATTTGTTTTTTATCAAGGACAGGTACTCTTTAATTTTGGAGTAGTTGCGACGGCTTCTTTTGGTTATATGTTAATGGGGTTAGGGTTAGCTATAGGGTATTATGGTTTCGGAAATTCTCTCACAGCGAATGACGAAGGACGTAATAGCGAGGGATGAGGGACGTTTATTGTTAATTAAACATGTAAGAGATATGGAGGTTTATAAATTGGCATTTGCTACAGCAATGAATATTTATGAGTTAACCAAGGGATTTCCTGTAGAGGAAAGATATTCCTTGGTAGATCAAATAAGAAGATCATCACGGTCAGTTTGTTCCAATTTAGCTGAAGGCTGGAGGAAAAGAAAGTATAAAGCAGTGTTTATCAATAAATTGACAGATTCATCTCAGGAAGCCAGTGAAACTCAGACTTGGCTGGAGTTTTCTTTGAGTTGTGGATATATAAGTAACGAGCAGTTTTCTGAAGTATATGAGAAATATGAACATATTTTTGCTATGTTATTTAATATGGAGAAAAAAGCCGATGATTTTTGCAAATAAAAACCGTCCCACGTCCCACGCCCCTCGCCCTTCGGTAATCTTATCAAAAGACACTCGTATCATTATAGTTATTATTGTTTTAATAATGGTTGCAGTAGGATATTGGCAAATACTACTTCCTTGGATGTCAGAGAAGAATTATCGTAATGGGTTTATTGCCAACAGTCAGGGGCAATATTTGGCCTCAATTTCTTTTTTAGACAAATGCATACAATTAACGCCATGGGAGACATATTATTTTATTACACAAGTTCGTAATTATGAGGAATTATCTAGGCAAGAAAAAGATATTGATAAACAAAAACAATGGTTAGTTAAAGCCAGAGACCTTTATACCTATATGTTAAATATCAATCCAGAGAACCCTTGGTATTGGAATGGAATAGCTTCAATTTATTTAAGTTTATTTAATGTTTCACAAACAGCCGAAGAACGTAAAGAAAATTTCGATTTAGCTGGCGTCGCTTATAAGAATGCAGCTGAAGCAGATCAACTAAATCCATTATTTCAAATGTCTTATGGTTTTTATTTGCACCGATCAGGCGAGACAGACGAAGCAATAAAATTGTATCAGAAATGTACAGAGTTAGATGATTGGTTTGTTGAAGCCTTTTATCGTTTAGCTGAAATAGAACTTGCCAGAGGCAATTATGATAAGGCGATTGAGCATTTAGAAGGTATTGCTAGTGCTGACAGAGTTAATTATTATGAGCCAGGGAAATCATACGGTGGTTGGGTTAAGGGTGGTAATTTTAATAATTATCGACAGAAGTTGGCTGAGCTTTATTTTTCTCACAAGAAAGACATGGCGAAGTCTATTGAATATTACAAATGGACGTTAGAAATGAATGACAGTGACCCATTAGCTTGGAAAGGATTGGGGATGGCGTATCATCAAGACAATCAACTAGAGAGAGCTATTTACTGTTACAAGAAGTCTATTTCTCTAAACCCTGATCAGGAAGATGTTTATAAATATCTTTCATATTTGTATTACAATATTGGGTTAGTAAACAGCAGTAAAGAAAATTTTAATAGATATTTTAAGTCTAACAATAATGATAAGAAGGCAAGAGATGATTATGAAAAAATCAATGCTTTTACTGGAAGCATCAGGTAAAGGATAAATGATTTTCTTTTTATTTGAGTTTATTGCAGACCTGCTTATTGTTAGCTTTGTTTATATTTTGGCTTATATCTTGAAGTTTAAAATGAAATTTTCATGGGATATTACACAAATAGCATATGGAAACTATGTTCAACATGCTCGGGTAGAAACATATTTACATCTTTTATACATTATCCTTTTAGTTTGGGTTTTTTCTTTGCTTTTATTTGGAGTTTACAAAGAAAGAAAAGGTATCCTCTCCGGTATTGATGAATTGTTAAATATTATCAAAGCTGGGTTTTTGTCTACGACATTAATTATAGCTGCCACTTTTTTAGTATATGGTGGTGATTATTCCAGATATGTTTTTTTGTATGGTGCAGCATTATCTGTTTTATTTATTTTTATCAATCATCAGCTTAATTTCAACTTAAGGTCTTATATTAAAAACTTAAGGGGTAATTGTAAAAAAGCAATTGTTTTAGGTACAGATGAGATAGCCCAGAATATTTATGCAAGAATTTTATTCAATGAGTGTCACACCTATGAGCTTTTAGGAGCTTTTGGGAAAAAACCTGAGAAATTAATCTATTCTGTTGACTCTAATTTTAAGTATTTAGGAAAAAGAGATGCTTTGCTTGAGTATGTTTCTAACAATAAAGTTGATACAGTTTTTATTATCACTGCAGAGTTGAGTGTTGAAGAAGTATCTGCGTTGCTTGAAGCTCTTATTAGATTGGGTATTTCCGTGAAATTTCAGCCTTCTTTTCTGGATATAGCCTTGGGCAAGCTAGAAAGTAGTGATGATCTAGGAATGCCATTTTTTAGCATTAAGCCTAGCAAATTATCTGATTTGCAGTTTTTGTTTAAGAGAATCTTTGATTTGTTAGTCATTATTCCTTGTATTGTTTTATTATCACCATTAATTTTAGTTATTTCTTTATTGATTAAAATAAGTGATGGTGGAAGTGTTTTTTTTGTTCAGGAGAGAGTTGGTCTTCATGGAACGAAGTTTTTAATGTATAAATTTAGATCAATGCCTGAAAACATAGAGGATGAGACTGGTCCAGTAATTAATACAAAAGTCACTACCGAGAGAGCTACTTTGATTGGAAAAATTCTTAGGAAAACTTCCTTGGATGAGTTGCCTCAAATGTTTAACATTCTTAAGGGAGAGATGAGTATTGTTGGCCCTAGACCAGAAAGACCTATTTTTGTTGAAGAGTTTAAACAGAAATATTCCGATTATGACTTGCGCCATAACATTTTACCTGGATTAACCGGATGGGCTCAGCTTAATGGTCGCTCTGCCTTGTCTACAAGAGTTGATGAGAAGTTGATGTATGATCTTTATTATATAAATAATTGGTCAATATTGTTTGATGTTAAGATAGTGTTGAAAACTATGGTGTATGTTTCTACATGGCAAGGCGCTTACTAGTTTTCACCCTTTTGTTATCGTCCGTATTTTTTGCTCAAAATTTTGAGTACATTAGAACTGTGTATCAAGGGCAAGATATTACTTCCGCTTATTTGGACGGAAAAGAGGTTCTTTCCTTGTTGGGTAATAATCAGCAGACCTTAGAGAGAGCCGTATCTGTCTTGGCTCAAATTCAACTTTTTAGTGAATTAAATTATTCGTTTAAAGGTTTAAGCTGGCAGAAGACAAAGGGAAAGCATTTGCTTTATTGGGATAAGGAAGTTATTGCAGAATTATCACAAGAAGAAATGAATATAAATAATAAAAGAAAAAACGATTTAATTAAGGCTGTTAAAGTTTTTGAGAATATTGACGGGGACAAGGTCGTGTTAGGTAATGAACAGGACCAATCATTTAAGAAAACAATGACTTTATATAAAAAAAACTTAGTTTCATATGATGGAATTCTGCCTGCTGTTCACAACCATTATCCATTGGGTACAATGCTTAGACTACAGAACCCTGATACCGACTGGACAGTGGTTATAAAAATAGTAGATAATGATAAGGCAATGGATGAAGGTTCTTTAGGAGTGGATGAGAATACGTTAAAGGCCCTTGGTATGAAGTCAAAGAAAAAAGTTAAGGTTGAGGTTATTTAAAGGAGTAGATTATGTTGTTAGGAGTTAATATAGATCACGTTGCTACCTTAAGACAAGCAAGAATGGGCAAAGAGCCCTCTGTTCTTGAGGCAGCGCTAATAGCAGAAGCAGCAGGAGCAGATTTAATTACTACCCATTTAAGGGAGGACAGAAGGCATATTCAAGACAGAGATGTTGATCAAATTAAGGAAAAGATAAAAATTCCCTTAAATTTTGAGATGTCATTAGTTGAGGAGATTGTCGTAAAAGCACTGACTATAAAGCCGTATAAAGTGACAATTGTCCCTGAAAAAAGAGAAGAAATTACTACTGAAGGTGGTTTAAATGTTGCCTTGTACCGTGATAGGTTGATTGAGGTTATTAAGAGGTTTAAGCAAGCCGGCATTATTGTTAGCTTATTTGTTGACCCATCGTTTGATGTAATTAAGGATTCCAAAGATGTAGGTGCCGATGCAATAGAGATTCATACAGGACAGTATTCTAATGCAAGTCTTGCTCAATTTGATGTTGAGCTTGCGAAAGTAAAAAGTGCTGTTGAGTATGCTGACTCGATAGGGTTAGAAGTTGATGCTGGGCATGGGCTTAATTATCAGAATGTAAGTTATATTGCCAAAATTCCTAAGTTAGTTGAGTTAAATATTGGACATAGCATTATTTCTAGAGCTATTTTTGTTGGACTAGAGGCTGCTATTAAAGAAATGAAGGAATTGTTAGTAAGCTAAGCATACACTTCGACACCTCGATACAATTTTGCGTTCATCGAGTGATTGCCTAGCAATCGTATCGAGATGCGCAAAATTACTCGGTGAACGAAGTCCAATAATTACCTCAGTGACCTAATCTCAGTTATAAATTTAAGTGGCGAATAAATAAACAATTAAACATTTAAACAAATGAACGCTATAATGCATGTATGATTTGTCAAATATGTAATAAACGAAATGCTACTATAACCTTGCAGACAAACATCAATGGTGTTAATAAAACTTTGCATATTTGTCAGGAATGCGCTAAGGAAAAAAACCATTTATTATTCCCCAAACCGTTTATTGATTCTTTAGCAAAACAACAAAATTTACCGCCTTTTCTTGATTCATTATTGAAGCAGTTTAGCCAGCCTTCCTTTGATAAGGTATACGGAATGTTTAGCGAGCATGCCAATAAATCTATGTACATTGCTCAGGAAGAATGTAAACGTTTAGAGCATGGATTGTTAGATACTGGGCACATGTTGCTGGGGCTTCTTAAGGAAAAGGGGATTGTTACTAAATATTTTGAATCTGAAAAGATTGATGTTGCTGGATTTATTTTAGAGATAGAAACTGCTTTAGGTAAAGGACAGGCTCCAGGAGGTGCTGAGGGAGAAGTTAAGTTAAGTCCAAGAGCGAAGAAGGTAGTAGAACTTTCCTATAATGCTGCCAAAGAGATGCAAAGTCCCTATGTTGGCCCTGAACATTTATTAATTGGATTGTTGAGAGAAGCAGAGGGAATTGCTTTTATTTATCTTACCAAACGAGGTGTTTCAATTAATACTTTTTTGCAGTTTGTACAAAAAGAGATGCCAGATAAA comes from the Candidatus Margulisiibacteriota bacterium genome and includes:
- the groL gene encoding chaperonin GroEL (60 kDa chaperone family; promotes refolding of misfolded polypeptides especially under stressful conditions; forms two stacked rings of heptamers to form a barrel-shaped 14mer; ends can be capped by GroES; misfolded proteins enter the barrel where they are refolded when GroES binds), producing the protein VKVTLGPRGHNVVIEKKWGSPTITKDGVTVAKEIELKDPFENMGAQLIKEIASKTNDIAGDGTTTSTVLGYEIFREGLKSVKMGMNPAAVKRGIEKAVDISVKDITSRSKKVETKDSIAQVASISANNDAEIGNLIAEAMDKVGKDGVITVEESKGFETTLEVVEGMQFDKGYVSPYMISDSERMEAIMDNPFILITDKKISVIKDLLPILEKTMNLGKPLMIIAEDFEGEALATIVLNKLRGTLNVVAVKAPGFGDRRKAMLQDIAILTGATVISEETGYTLEATELEMLGKASKITVSKENTTIVKGAGSAEDIKARVAQIKKELELSDSTYDKEKLQERLAKLAGGVAIIKAGAATETELKEKKHRIEDAIAATKAAVEEGIVAGGGTTLIRAIEKVSNLEKDTQDEDEKTGISIVKRALETPLKTIAYNAGVEGAVVVEKVKASKGNEGFNALTQEYEDLFKAGIVDPVKVVRCSLENAASIASMLLTTSVLIAEEPEEEKPMAGGGMGGGMGGMGGMGGMM
- a CDS encoding O-antigen ligase family protein — translated: MIGFTEFIRNNLLLVEITIVVCLFLSYFFTEHKIHPVKRAINGLMLVFVFGVPIFFTSATRSVFEVNKMILLRFVSLAVLGLWAVKALLIDYEKECPSEAHKNKEYYSILGIKWYKTGLEIPLLFWLIVNVASALLSRNIYVSIIGAYDRWEGLITVFNYAFLLMVFAKQVDSIKFFNWMLFSFIISASMSATYGIVQSNGIDFMRWSADATSRAFGSINNPVHYGPYVGMMICLAFGYMINIKNFQSSMKKWTFHSLYLLSFVLTIIIYTAMFLSWGRGTWLGFQGALTFFLMFSNRSFIEDSKFSYYLDFILTTVFIGMIYILLLFHVYEILPIFAWIPIVLYFIGYSYIVISKRTIWNLLDRLVIIAMAYIMQLISVGLLNFVIYNILLLVIFIIHKIHYKEQSILLKNKLIFLLLFCFGFIVAAPTIKDFGIMFVYLGILLAAYVLKLLPIFNKKSFSEIHIPIKTINTVTIIIIILISFYFVPKITIYENNFGQKQEQLNVLSTAKGKVASYSSEAIGEKSARMSMWKSGVTWGLDNPLLGTGVDTIKEVYPSYRRVEYARREGGHNLTPDRLHNEYVNTFAATGFLGFIGRYFLVIGFYIYMIIGYMHKNRNKPSLYLIAATFVGFVFYQGQVLFNFGVVATASFGYMLMGLGLAIGYYGFGNSLTANDEGRNSEG
- a CDS encoding four helix bundle protein encodes the protein MTKDVIARDEGRLLLIKHVRDMEVYKLAFATAMNIYELTKGFPVEERYSLVDQIRRSSRSVCSNLAEGWRKRKYKAVFINKLTDSSQEASETQTWLEFSLSCGYISNEQFSEVYEKYEHIFAMLFNMEKKADDFCK
- a CDS encoding tetratricopeptide repeat protein; its protein translation is MVAVGYWQILLPWMSEKNYRNGFIANSQGQYLASISFLDKCIQLTPWETYYFITQVRNYEELSRQEKDIDKQKQWLVKARDLYTYMLNINPENPWYWNGIASIYLSLFNVSQTAEERKENFDLAGVAYKNAAEADQLNPLFQMSYGFYLHRSGETDEAIKLYQKCTELDDWFVEAFYRLAEIELARGNYDKAIEHLEGIASADRVNYYEPGKSYGGWVKGGNFNNYRQKLAELYFSHKKDMAKSIEYYKWTLEMNDSDPLAWKGLGMAYHQDNQLERAIYCYKKSISLNPDQEDVYKYLSYLYYNIGLVNSSKENFNRYFKSNNNDKKARDDYEKINAFTGSIR
- a CDS encoding sugar transferase, coding for MIFFLFEFIADLLIVSFVYILAYILKFKMKFSWDITQIAYGNYVQHARVETYLHLLYIILLVWVFSLLLFGVYKERKGILSGIDELLNIIKAGFLSTTLIIAATFLVYGGDYSRYVFLYGAALSVLFIFINHQLNFNLRSYIKNLRGNCKKAIVLGTDEIAQNIYARILFNECHTYELLGAFGKKPEKLIYSVDSNFKYLGKRDALLEYVSNNKVDTVFIITAELSVEEVSALLEALIRLGISVKFQPSFLDIALGKLESSDDLGMPFFSIKPSKLSDLQFLFKRIFDLLVIIPCIVLLSPLILVISLLIKISDGGSVFFVQERVGLHGTKFLMYKFRSMPENIEDETGPVINTKVTTERATLIGKILRKTSLDELPQMFNILKGEMSIVGPRPERPIFVEEFKQKYSDYDLRHNILPGLTGWAQLNGRSALSTRVDEKLMYDLYYINNWSILFDVKIVLKTMVYVSTWQGAY
- a CDS encoding pyridoxine 5'-phosphate synthase encodes the protein MLLGVNIDHVATLRQARMGKEPSVLEAALIAEAAGADLITTHLREDRRHIQDRDVDQIKEKIKIPLNFEMSLVEEIVVKALTIKPYKVTIVPEKREEITTEGGLNVALYRDRLIEVIKRFKQAGIIVSLFVDPSFDVIKDSKDVGADAIEIHTGQYSNASLAQFDVELAKVKSAVEYADSIGLEVDAGHGLNYQNVSYIAKIPKLVELNIGHSIISRAIFVGLEAAIKEMKELLVS